The following is a genomic window from Parabacteroides johnsonii DSM 18315.
CTTATGCCTGTGCGCATATCGCGGCAACCATGATGCGGGAAAAGGGAGTCGAAAGGCTGTGTGATTTATGATTTACTCACCGGCAATCTTGTTCACTACGACCGCAATCGCTCCATCGCCCGTCACATTGCAAGCGGTCCCGAAACTATCCATTGCGATATAAAGAGCAATCATCAGCGCCTGTAATGTCTCGTTGAACCCTAACATACTTTGTAGCAATCCGAGTGCAGCCATGATAGCGCCTCCCGGTACACCGGGAGCTGCTACCATCGTGACTCCTAACATCATAATGAATCCGGCAAGGGAAGTAAAGGTGACGGGCTCACCTGACATATACATGATTGCCATCGCACAGGCGGTGATCTTCATCGTGCTGCCTGCCAGATGGATAGTGGCACAAAGGGGAATGACAAAGATCGCGATGTTCTCCCGTACTCCGTTCTTGACCGCCTGTGCCAATGTTACAGGGATGGTGGCGGCTGAGGACTGTGTCCCCAATGCGGTTGCATAAGCCGGAAGCATGTTTTTCAGTAACCTGAGCGGGTTTTTTCCACTCACGCTGCCAGCAACAGTGAACTGGATAAGCAGCAGCAAGACATGCAGGACAAATATTACAATTATCACTTTCAGGAACATGGTGATTACGCTCATGACTTGCCCGCTCACCGTCATGTTTAGGAAAATGCCGAAAATATGAAGTGGCAATAAAGGAATGATAACTGCCTCGATCAGTTTCGTAATGATTTTCTGGAAGTCGGAAAAGGCTTCGTGTAATACTCCTCTGTCGATATAAGACAAGCCGAGTCCGATGGTGAAGGATAGCAGTAAAGCTGTCATGACATCCATTGGTGGTGGCATGGCGACTGTGAAGTAGGGTTGCAACATGAAATCTTCGGGATTTTCCATTGCCGTCAACTCCGTGTTGACCGGTAGGATGTGGGGGAAGATTGCCGAGCTGCTGAAATAGGTAAAGAAACCGGAAAAAATAGTCGAACCATACGCGAGCAGTGCAGTTAATGCCAGTAGCCTGCCGGCCCCTTTGCCTAATTCCCCGATGGCCGGTGTCACCAACCCCAGAATAATGAGCGGGATTGAAAACGACAGGAAGTTGCCGAACAAAGAATTAAATGTAACAAAGATGCGGGCGATCCCGCCGGGCAGGAACTGCCCGAACACAACACCGGCTGCGATGGCAATAACGACCTTAGCCAGTAACGACACTTTCAGTTTTTTCATTTTTTCTTTTTATTTTGAACCCGATTGCAGCAATCGTGATGCTCATCAACGGGCTGATTAGATTAAAGAAACAATAAGGAAGATAGGTGAATGTTGCCACTCCGAGGATTGTGGCCTGTGTCATACCGCAGGTATTCCATGGGATCAGTACGGAAGTGACCGTGACGGCGTCTTCTACCGTACGGCTCAGCAGACGGCTTTCATATCCTTTCTTCTTATAAATGTCCTTGAACATATTTCCAGTCAGGATGATGGAAATATATTGGTCGGCCGTGCAGATGTTGAGGAACAGCCCCGATGCGACTGTCGACGCTACCAGTCCGACCGTCCGTTTCATAAAGCGCAGGAATACAGAGGTGATACTGCCTAACATCCCGCTTGCGGCCATTGCCCCACCGAAACACATGGCACAAAGGATCAGCCAAATCGTATTCATCATGCCCGACATGCCTCGCGTGGCAACCAGGCTGTTCAGATCCGGATTACCGGTTTCTATGCCTGTGCTGCCGTAAAATGTCATGAACAGGCCCTTGAAATTGGATTGGATAGTCGAGGTTGGTAAATTGGAGATTTCTTGCAATAGATGTGGCTGGAAGATCAACGCGAACATGCCTGCCAATGCTGCCGAGATGAACAGCGTGATGATTGACGGAACTCTTTTGGCAATCAGGATGCCGGTGATGACCGGCACGATCAGTAGCCACGGCGTGATGTGGAACGTGTTGTTCAGGGCGATCGAGTACTGTTCGATCTGGTCCGTTGCTGTCGCCTCATGTGAAAAACCGGCTACCGTGAAGATAACGAGCGTGACCAGCATGGAGGGAACTGTTGTGATCATCATGTAGCGGATATGTTTGAAAAGAGGTGTGTCCGTCACCGACGAGGCGAGGATGGTCGTGTCGGAAAGCGGGGATATTTTGTCCCCGAAATAGGCTCCTGAAATGATTGCTCCGGCAATCCATCCGTCGGAGAAGCCTTGTGCCTGTCCGATTCCTAAGAGGGCGATCCCGATAGTGGCGATGGTGGTCCATGAACTTCCCGTCATGACCGAGACGACCGCACAGATGAGGCAGGTCGACGCCAAGAAGAAACTGGGATGAATGATCTGCATCCCGTAATAAATCAGGGTGGGGACGACACCGCTTATCATCCAGCTGCCTGACAGAGCCCCAATAATCAGCAAGATGATCAGAGCCGTCGCAACACCGGTGATATTATTGACCATCGCCAGTTCCAGCGCCTTCCAGCGTACTTTGCTGTAGGTCATGGCAATTAAGCAGCAGATAGCGGTAGCGGTAAGCAACACGATCTGGCTGCCGCCACTGAGGGCATCGCTGCCGAATGTGCGTATTGTCACAAATAAAAGGGTTACCAAAACAAGTATGGGAACCAAGGATAGTAAAGGCGAAGGAATCTTCGTCGGATTATGCTCCATTTCTCAATAATACTTATTCTATGTGTTTACTTTGCAAATTTAATAGAAATGCCCTGAAGTGCTTCTATTATGTAAGTGATTTTAAGAACGTATTAATGATTTTGCAGTAATAACTCCTTCAACTCTTTTACTCCTTCCGATGCTCCTTTCCGTATGAAACAGATATCATCGCGATAGGCTTTTACCTCTTTCGGATCGATGAGATAGATCGGCTGGCCACGGCGCACATAGTTCAGCAGTCCGGCTGCCGGATACACGTTGAGCGAAGTCCCGATCACCACAAAAATGTCACAGTCTTCCACCAGGCGGATCGCCGGGTCGATCATCGGAACCGCCTCGCCGAACCAGACGATGAAGGGGCGGAGTTGTACCCCATGAGGGTCCTTGTCTCCAATATGTAGGTCTGGATTTTCGGGCGATATATCATAAGTCGTATTCAAGTCGCGAACGGAGCAGGCTTTCATCAGTTCACCGTGCAGATGAACCACATGGCTGCTTCCTGCTTGTTCGTGCAGGTTGTCAATGTTCTGAGTGATAATATGGACGTCGAACTCTTGTTCCAGGTCGGCGAGCCCGATATGCCCGGCGTTAGGTTTTGTGTTCAATAATTCTCGGCGTCGTTGGTTGTAAAAGTTGAGTACCAATTCCGGATTGGCAGCAAAGCCTTCCGGGGTTGCCACATCTTCTACCCGGTATTTCTCCCATAGTCCGTCCGAGTCACGGAAAGTCGAAATACCACTTTCGGCGCTCATCCCGGCACCGGTCAGTACGACTAGTTTCTTTTTCATAAGGCAGTTGTTCTATATTCTTTACAAATATAGAAAAGAAAAATCATTCCGGCTTCCCAATATTCTCTGATTTTAAATAGGCGAGCGGTGTATTAGGATGTTTTTGCATAATAGTTTGGGCATGGATTTTTATGCAACCCATGCCCGGATCAGGTCTGTTTGTAGACGATATGTGTCTGTTATCCTAAATTATTCAGAATGTCCACCTTCCCTTCATTTACCAGGCGGTAGATCATTTCACCGAACAATGTGTTGACCCAAGCAAACCAGGAGCGGGTGAATTTGGCGGGATCATCCTTATAGAACGATTCGTGCATAAATCCTGTGTTTGCATCCGTGTCGCGTAACATCTTGACACATTTGCGGATCTCTTCATTGTCGTGTGTCGTGTTACAGCGCATGATGATACTCATCGGCCAGATATATCCGAAACCGATATGCGGACCACCGATACCTTCGCCGGCTTTGCCTTGGAAGAAATAAGGGTTTGCATCGCTGAGCACCAGCTTGCGGGTGTTCTGGTAGACCGGATCGTCCATGTCTACGCACCCCAGGTACGGTAGCGCAAGCAGGCTCGGAACATTGGCATCATCCATAAACACATGATTGTGGAAGCCGTCTACCTCGAATGCATATACTTTGCCATATTCCGGATGGTTGACAATACCGTATTTCTCGACTGCTGCTGCCACTTCGTCCGCTAATGAATCGCAACGGCGGGCAAAATCGTTATCGTTTTTAATCTCGCGCATCATTTCGGCCAACTGGCGGAGTGATGTGATGGCGAACAAGTTCGACGGGATCAGGAATCCGAACAGAGTTGCATCATCCGACGGACGGAATGACGAAACGATCAGACCGACCGGATTGACCGGGCTACCCCAACCGTCGTTCAGCAAGGTATCGCCTTGGCGGTCTGTCTTGCGTCTGAACTGATACGGACCGAGGTTGTCCTTACGCTGTTGTTCGATAAAGGTTTTGTAAACGGTCTTCATCGCTTTGTCCCAATCGGCATCGAAAGGGGAAGTGTCGCCTGTCTTTTTCCAGAAATGGTAAGCGAGGCGGATCGGATAGCAGAGCGAATCGATTTCCCATTTACGCTCATGGAGTTCCTTTTTCATGTCCGTAAAATCACTTTCCCATTCGCTGCCGGTCGGCCCTTCGTTGAAGCCGTTGGCATACGGATCGATGTTGATACACCAGGTCTGACGGTTGATGACGCCGGCAAGCATGGTTTTCACTTTCGGATCGTCGTTTGCAAATTGGATATGCGGGAATACCTGTGCCGACGAGTCACGGAGCCACATGGCATGGATATCACCGGTCAGGACGAAGGTGTCGGGCTTACCATTCACCATCTTGTGTTCGCAAGTCGTATCCAATGTGTTGGGAAAACAGTTTTCGAACATCCAGGCGAGCTTCGGGTCTTTCAGCTTTGTCTTTGTGGTGGCGATTGCTTTTTCAACGGCTTCGGATGTGAATTGCCGTTTGCCCGGTGCCGGACGTTTACAGACATATTGCATAGTGGAGGCAGCTCCAGCTAATTTGTCGTCGGCTTTTTCAGCCATACGGGCGAATGAGTGCTGGCCAACCATAAGGCTTGCCAACGAGAGGCCGCCTGTTTTCAGAAAGTTTCTGCGTGTTGTCATCTTGTTTGCTATTTATTTGATGTTATTGATTTCGGAAAAAAGTTCGACCATGCAAGCGTTGTCCAATAGCCATTTATGCTCTTTGGTCTTGATACCGGTCCAATCGTTGTCGAGGAATCCGTTTACATCGCGGGTATGATCCCATGCATAACGTGCATTGTCCGCCATCGTCCGGATATACTCAGGATGATGGTCTACCTCATAGAGGGCTGTCAAGCCGCGCAGTAAGATCACGTTAAACCAGGGGCTGGCGGTGTAGAAGCGGGTTTCCGTGCCGTCTACGGCTTTGCGCACTTCGGTGAAACGTTGGTAGGCGCCTCGGGCGGTTTCCTGTGCGTCTTTCAGATAGGCTTCGTCGCCTGATTGCTGGTAGAGCAGGACGCCGGCTTGTATCATCTGTCCACTGTTGTAAGTATATTTGGCCTTGTCCACGCTTCCATCCAGGCGGACATTATCCCAATAAACGAAATCTTCCGGGTCGCGGAGATTGTTCTTGGTCCAGTCGTATGTCTTCTTGGCTTGTTCGAGGTAGGCATTGTCTTTCGTCAGGTTGTACAGTTTCATGCAGAGGACGGTTGCGGGTGCATTGGAACATGTGTTCTTGGATGTCTTCTTCTGCTCGCACCAGTAGATGCCGCCACCCAGCACGTCATCCCATCCGCTGTATATATAATTGTATAGAGCCTGTGCCTTTTCCAGATATTTCTTGTTCTTCGTCAATGCGTATAGGTCGCAGAAGTCGATCGCCAACCAGTCGTTGTCGTCATAAAAGCGGTCGCTCTCCCCATTGAACATCGGATAGCTCTGGTAGCAGAACGGTTCGCGTATGTTATCCCAATACTGTTCCAGTCCCGGCAGAATCCTTTCTTCCAGTACTTTCAGGTATTTTTCGTCTCCGGTTGTCTTGTAGAGTGCGATCCCTCCCGATAACATCCCGGAGTAGGGCCAGAGAAACGATACCTCCTGATTGCGTTTCTGTTCGGCTCCTTCCGCCAGATACGTGACCTGGTTGTTGGGATTGGCCGGATACGTTTCCTGCAACAAGCCGTATTTCTCGACGTTATATTTGTCCAGGATGTGTGTGAACATGGAATCGGCGATAGCGAGGTCGCGACCGGCAGAAACAGTTTCTGTTGCGTTTTGGCAGGAGGTGGTCCCCAATAGGCATCCACAAAGGGATAAAATCGAAAATAATTTTTTAATCATGGTCTAATAGAATAAGTTATTTGTTTGCAAAGATACTATTCTTTTGAAAAAACGAAACCCTGGTGGTAGGCAAATACGACCGAGGCCTGTTTTTGTGTACAGCTTTTGTCTTATTATCAAAATGACACTACTATCCCTCCTGTTTTGAAATAATAGGGCATCTTTCGGAAATTACCCGCAAGGGTAATATTTTTTAACATTCTATTTGATAGCAAATACCCCTTTGGAACTGTCGAAATGACAAAATGTAAGTTCGGATAGGCCTGATGGGAGACTATCATGTCTAAGATGAGTTATCGTTACATAAAAAAGTCTTCTTGTTTGCTGTTTATGTGGTTAAAAGCATTACATTTGTAGTTCATAATTAGTTGAAAAGAAAAAGAATGGATAAAATTAGTTACGCACTTGGCTTAAGTATCGGGAATAATTTCCAGAACTCAGGCATTAATAATCTTCAGGTTGAGGATTTTGTAAAAGGTTTGAAGGATGTGCTCGGCGGGGCAGAACCTGAAATCAGTTACGATGAAGCAAAGCAGGTTATCAACGATTACTTCATGAATCTTCAGAAAGAAAGACTGGAGCTTAATAAGAAAGCCGGGGAGGAATTCCTGAATATCAATAAAGGAAAAGCCGGAGTCGTTACGTTACCCAGCGGTTTGCAGTATCAGGTGTTGAAGCAGGGCGAAGGGGCCAAGCCGGCTGCTTCCGACAAGGTAAAATGTCATTATCATGGTACATTGATCAACGGAACAGTATTCGACAGCTCTGTTCAGCGTGGCGAACCCGCCGTATTTGGTGTGTCGCAGGTGATCCCAGGATGGGTGGAAGCGTTGCAGTTGATGCCGGTAGGTTCTAAATGGCGTCTTTTCATCCCTTCCGACCTAGCCTATGGCGAGCATGGTGCGGGAGATGCGATCGAGCCGAACAGCGCATTGGTTTTCGACGTAGAATTATTGGATATAGTAAAATAATAGAATAGAGAAAAATGAAAAAGATTAGTGTATTGGTTGCTACAGCGATTGTAGCTATGGGTATTACATCATGTGGTGATTCACACAAAAGTGCATCTTTGAAGACTGCCGCAGATAGCGTGAGCTATGCCATCGGTATCAGCACAGGTGCAGGTTACAAAGAAAATTTAAAGACTTTGCCGGGCGATCCTGCTAACGTTGATGATCTGATTGCCGGCTTTATCCAAGCTATCAAGGGTGATTCCTCTGCTATGAAGATGACTCCGCAGGCTGCTCAGGCTTATGTTCAGACGTACTTCATGGAAGCTTCTGCAAGAGATGCGAAGAAGACGAAAGAAGAAGGCGAAAAGTTCCTGGCTGAAAACAAATCGAAGAAAGACGTTTTCACAACCGAAAGCGGTTTGCAATATCAGGTCGTAACGGAAGGTACAGGTGATAAACCGACTGCTACGGATAAAGTAAAGGTGCATTACACTGGTACTTTGCTGGACGGAACCAAATTCGACAGCTCTGTTGACCGCGGTGAACCGATGGAATTCCCGGTTAACGGCGTAATCAAAGGTTGGACGGAAGTTTTACAGTTGATGCCGGTGGGCTCTAAATATATCGTTTGGATTCCTTCTGATCTGGCTTACGGCGAACGTGGTGCAGGACAGGACATCAAACCGAACAGCACGCTGAAATTCGAAATCGAATTGCTGGAAATTGTAAAAGACAAGAAATAATAGACTGTCGTTTTATACGATAATTAGCGGGCGAAATATGTTAAATAGCATTTTTCGCCCGCTTTTATTATTTATTTTGCACTTTTTTCTTTCACTATGATATAGTATTGAAATTAATTATATACTTTTGATACATTAAATCTAAAACAGGAAAGTAAAGTAAGCAAACAATGGAGAAGATAGACAAACTGGACCGGCAGATATTGAACATTATTTCAAAGAATGCCAGGATTCCTTTCAAGGATGTAGCCGAAGAATGTGGTGTTTCGCGTGCTGCCATTCATCAACGGGTACAACGCATGATTGATATGAATGTGATCGTTGGGTCAGGCTATCATATTAATCCGAAGATTTTAGGTTACAACACTTGTACTTATATCGGTGTAAAACTGGAACGCGGTTCGATGTACAAAGACGTGGTTCCCGAATTTGAAAAGATTCCGGAAGTGGTCGAATGTCATTTTACGACCGGTCCGTACACGATGTTGATCAAGTTATACGCACGCGACAATGAACACCTGATGGAGTTGCTGAATACGCAGATACAGGAAATACCGGGTGTGACCGCTACGGAAACCCTTATCTCTTTGCGTCAGAGTGTAAAACGTGAAATCCCTATTTGCGATATTTCCGAATAAGAAAAATAGAACGTATAGGCCCGGCCTCGAATGAGTTGCCGGGCTTTTTTATATGCTATACAATTTATATTTTTGCAGAAAAAGATAAAGCAACGATGTCAAAATATTTGTCTATACTCTTTCTGTGTTGTCTTCCGGCCTGGCTATGGGCCGGGGAGAATTATCGTTTTCGCGTCTATTTGAAAGATAAGGGTGATGACGGTTACCGGGTGGAGGAACCTGAAGCCTTTCTTTCCAAGCAGGCGATCGAGCGGAGAGCTAAAAATGATATCGCCGTCACGGATGCTGACTTTCCCATATCCCGGTCGTATATCGACATGTTGTCTGAAACGGGTGTGATCCCGGTTGTGCAAAGCAAGTGGTTTGCGACTGTCGTGGTGGAAAGTCCCGATAGTACGGTGGCCGAACAATTGCAACAGTTGGCAATTGTCGATTCCGTCAAGTGGATTTGGAAAGGGAACTTGCGGGTCCCGGCCGAGGAAAAGGGAGAAGACCGTTTCGTGCCGGAGGATGAACCTCTGTGCAATGAGTATGGTTATGCTCATAAACAGATCAAGATGTTGAATGGGACTAAATTGCATGAAGCCGGTTTTCAGGGTGAAGGAATGCGGGTGGCCGTGATTGATGCCGGTTTTATGAATGCGGACCGGATATCGGCTTTCGATTCGCTCAGGTTGTTGGGAACGCATAATGTCGTCTTTCCCGGTAAAAGCGTGTTTGTCGGGGACGACCACGGGACAAAGGTCCTTTCCTGCCTCGCTGCCGATATTCCGGGTGTGATGGTCGGGACTGCTCCGAAGGCTTCTTATCTGCTGCTTAAAAGTGAGGACAGCGATTCCGAATATCCCGTCGAGGAAGACTATTGGACTGCCGCAGTTGAATATGCGGACAGTGCCGGTGTGGATGTCATTTCTTCGTCACTCGGGTATTTTGCTTTTGATGCGGATGAACTGTCGTACGAGCAGGCTGCTTTGGATGGCAAGACTGCCATGATCAGTCAGGCAGCTCACTTGGCTGCCGATAAAGGGATACTCGTATTTTGCAGTGCCGGTAATGAAGGAAACGGCGATTGGGAAAAGATCACGTTCCCATCGGATGCGGCCGGGATCTTTACGGTCGGTGCGATAGATGAAGATAAAAAGAAAAGCGGTTTCAGCTCCATAGGCTTTACTATTGACGGGCGTGTGAAACCGGATGCCGTGGCGTTAGGTACGAGTAGCTGCGTGATAGGGCCGAACGGCAGTGTCAGGTATGCGAACGGGACCTCTTTTGCCACGCCTATCCTTGCAGGGATGGGAGTTTGCCTCTGGCAATCACTGCCTTGGTTGAATAACCGGGAGATGATCGAGCTGCTGCATCGCTCGTCCAGCCAATATAAACATCCGGATACGGAGTTAGGTTATGGTATTCCTGATTTCTATAAAGCATATAAAAAGGAAAGGAAAAATGGGAAACGGGCAAAATAATCAGAACTGGGAGCGGCAGGAGTTTTCTTTGCTGGAGCTGAATAACCGGGTGAAAGAGGCTGTCCTGAATGCATTCCCGGAAACGTGCTGGGTGCGTGCCGAGATGAGCGACGTGCGTCAGAATGCTGCATCCGGGCACTGTTATCTGGAGTTTATCGAGAAGAATGCGATAACCGGACAACTGGTGGCGAAGGCGCGTGGCTCTATTTGGGCGAAGACGTTCCGGATGTTGAAGCCTTATTTTGAGATGGAAACCGGGCAGATGTTTGCTTCCGGCCTGAAAGTGCTGGTGAAGGTGTCGGTCGAGTTCCATGAACTCTACGGTTATAGCCTGACTGTGTTGGATATTGACCCGGCCTATACACTGGGAGACATGATCCGGAAACGGCTGGAAATCATCCGGCAATTGAAGGAAGAAGGTGTCTTCACTTTGAATAAAGAGTTGCCGTTCCCGACGTTGCCGATGCGGATCGCTGTCATTACTTCGCCTACGGCTGCCGGATACGAAGACTTCCTGAACCAGTTGTCTGGCAACAAGGCAGGCTATCCTTTCTACACGAAGCTGTTTCCGGCTCTTATGCAGGGCGAACGGACGGAAGAGTCCGTAATTGCGGCGTTAGACAGGGTGTACCGTTATGTCGACTGTTTTGATGTGGTCGTGATTATCCGGGGCGGCGGAGCTACTTCGGACCTGAATAGTTTCGATTCCTATCTGCTGGCGGCCAACTGTGCGCAGTTCCCGCTTCCTATTATAACCGGTATCGGGCATGAACGCGATGATACGATTCTGGATATGGTCGCCCATACGCGGATGAAAACGCCGACGGCTGTGGCCGAGTTTCTGATCGGGCGGATGGATAAAGCTGCCGGAGAGGTGGAAGAGTTGCAACAGGAGGTCTGTTCGTTGGCAACCGATATCCTGTCCAGGCAAAAGAACTTCCTGCAATCATTGGGAAGTCGTCTGCCTGTCTTGGCAATAAACCGGATCGAACGGAATCGTTCGCAGCTCCAACGGATGGGCATGCAATTGCCAACGGATGCCCATGCCTTTCTAAACCAATGGGCATCGAAGCTGGAAGCGATGCAAGTGCGTTTGGCAAATCGCGTGGAAAGTAGTTTGGCGGAACGGAACCGCTTCATTCAGTTGACCGAACAGTTCATCAAGATGGCTTCTCCCGATTATGTCTTGAAGCGAGGCTACAGTTTGACGTTGAAGGACGGAAAGATCATCAAACAGGCTGACGGATTGGCCATCGGCGACGAATTGGTAACCCGTTTTGCAGACGGTGAAGTACGTTCGACAGTACTGAATAAATAAATCATAAATCAAAAATCATAAACAAAAACCCCCATCATGGCAGAAACATATAATGAAGCAGTAGAGAAACTACGTAAGATCGTCGCCGACATCGAGGACGGCGATCTGGACGTTGACATTCTTTCT
Proteins encoded in this region:
- a CDS encoding dicarboxylate/amino acid:cation symporter, with amino-acid sequence MKKLKVSLLAKVVIAIAAGVVFGQFLPGGIARIFVTFNSLFGNFLSFSIPLIILGLVTPAIGELGKGAGRLLALTALLAYGSTIFSGFFTYFSSSAIFPHILPVNTELTAMENPEDFMLQPYFTVAMPPPMDVMTALLLSFTIGLGLSYIDRGVLHEAFSDFQKIITKLIEAVIIPLLPLHIFGIFLNMTVSGQVMSVITMFLKVIIVIFVLHVLLLLIQFTVAGSVSGKNPLRLLKNMLPAYATALGTQSSAATIPVTLAQAVKNGVRENIAIFVIPLCATIHLAGSTMKITACAMAIMYMSGEPVTFTSLAGFIMMLGVTMVAAPGVPGGAIMAALGLLQSMLGFNETLQALMIALYIAMDSFGTACNVTGDGAIAVVVNKIAGE
- the nhaC gene encoding Na+/H+ antiporter NhaC: MEHNPTKIPSPLLSLVPILVLVTLLFVTIRTFGSDALSGGSQIVLLTATAICCLIAMTYSKVRWKALELAMVNNITGVATALIILLIIGALSGSWMISGVVPTLIYYGMQIIHPSFFLASTCLICAVVSVMTGSSWTTIATIGIALLGIGQAQGFSDGWIAGAIISGAYFGDKISPLSDTTILASSVTDTPLFKHIRYMMITTVPSMLVTLVIFTVAGFSHEATATDQIEQYSIALNNTFHITPWLLIVPVITGILIAKRVPSIITLFISAALAGMFALIFQPHLLQEISNLPTSTIQSNFKGLFMTFYGSTGIETGNPDLNSLVATRGMSGMMNTIWLILCAMCFGGAMAASGMLGSITSVFLRFMKRTVGLVASTVASGLFLNICTADQYISIILTGNMFKDIYKKKGYESRLLSRTVEDAVTVTSVLIPWNTCGMTQATILGVATFTYLPYCFFNLISPLMSITIAAIGFKIKRKNEKTESVVTG
- a CDS encoding SIR2 family NAD-dependent protein deacylase, with translation MKKKLVVLTGAGMSAESGISTFRDSDGLWEKYRVEDVATPEGFAANPELVLNFYNQRRRELLNTKPNAGHIGLADLEQEFDVHIITQNIDNLHEQAGSSHVVHLHGELMKACSVRDLNTTYDISPENPDLHIGDKDPHGVQLRPFIVWFGEAVPMIDPAIRLVEDCDIFVVIGTSLNVYPAAGLLNYVRRGQPIYLIDPKEVKAYRDDICFIRKGASEGVKELKELLLQNH
- a CDS encoding glycoside hydrolase family 125 protein; the encoded protein is MTTRRNFLKTGGLSLASLMVGQHSFARMAEKADDKLAGAASTMQYVCKRPAPGKRQFTSEAVEKAIATTKTKLKDPKLAWMFENCFPNTLDTTCEHKMVNGKPDTFVLTGDIHAMWLRDSSAQVFPHIQFANDDPKVKTMLAGVINRQTWCINIDPYANGFNEGPTGSEWESDFTDMKKELHERKWEIDSLCYPIRLAYHFWKKTGDTSPFDADWDKAMKTVYKTFIEQQRKDNLGPYQFRRKTDRQGDTLLNDGWGSPVNPVGLIVSSFRPSDDATLFGFLIPSNLFAITSLRQLAEMMREIKNDNDFARRCDSLADEVAAAVEKYGIVNHPEYGKVYAFEVDGFHNHVFMDDANVPSLLALPYLGCVDMDDPVYQNTRKLVLSDANPYFFQGKAGEGIGGPHIGFGYIWPMSIIMRCNTTHDNEEIRKCVKMLRDTDANTGFMHESFYKDDPAKFTRSWFAWVNTLFGEMIYRLVNEGKVDILNNLG
- a CDS encoding glycoside hydrolase family 76 protein, which codes for MIKKLFSILSLCGCLLGTTSCQNATETVSAGRDLAIADSMFTHILDKYNVEKYGLLQETYPANPNNQVTYLAEGAEQKRNQEVSFLWPYSGMLSGGIALYKTTGDEKYLKVLEERILPGLEQYWDNIREPFCYQSYPMFNGESDRFYDDNDWLAIDFCDLYALTKNKKYLEKAQALYNYIYSGWDDVLGGGIYWCEQKKTSKNTCSNAPATVLCMKLYNLTKDNAYLEQAKKTYDWTKNNLRDPEDFVYWDNVRLDGSVDKAKYTYNSGQMIQAGVLLYQQSGDEAYLKDAQETARGAYQRFTEVRKAVDGTETRFYTASPWFNVILLRGLTALYEVDHHPEYIRTMADNARYAWDHTRDVNGFLDNDWTGIKTKEHKWLLDNACMVELFSEINNIK
- a CDS encoding FKBP-type peptidyl-prolyl cis-trans isomerase: MDKISYALGLSIGNNFQNSGINNLQVEDFVKGLKDVLGGAEPEISYDEAKQVINDYFMNLQKERLELNKKAGEEFLNINKGKAGVVTLPSGLQYQVLKQGEGAKPAASDKVKCHYHGTLINGTVFDSSVQRGEPAVFGVSQVIPGWVEALQLMPVGSKWRLFIPSDLAYGEHGAGDAIEPNSALVFDVELLDIVK
- a CDS encoding FKBP-type peptidyl-prolyl cis-trans isomerase, whose amino-acid sequence is MKKISVLVATAIVAMGITSCGDSHKSASLKTAADSVSYAIGISTGAGYKENLKTLPGDPANVDDLIAGFIQAIKGDSSAMKMTPQAAQAYVQTYFMEASARDAKKTKEEGEKFLAENKSKKDVFTTESGLQYQVVTEGTGDKPTATDKVKVHYTGTLLDGTKFDSSVDRGEPMEFPVNGVIKGWTEVLQLMPVGSKYIVWIPSDLAYGERGAGQDIKPNSTLKFEIELLEIVKDKK
- a CDS encoding Lrp/AsnC family transcriptional regulator, with the translated sequence MEKIDKLDRQILNIISKNARIPFKDVAEECGVSRAAIHQRVQRMIDMNVIVGSGYHINPKILGYNTCTYIGVKLERGSMYKDVVPEFEKIPEVVECHFTTGPYTMLIKLYARDNEHLMELLNTQIQEIPGVTATETLISLRQSVKREIPICDISE
- a CDS encoding S8 family peptidase, with translation MSKYLSILFLCCLPAWLWAGENYRFRVYLKDKGDDGYRVEEPEAFLSKQAIERRAKNDIAVTDADFPISRSYIDMLSETGVIPVVQSKWFATVVVESPDSTVAEQLQQLAIVDSVKWIWKGNLRVPAEEKGEDRFVPEDEPLCNEYGYAHKQIKMLNGTKLHEAGFQGEGMRVAVIDAGFMNADRISAFDSLRLLGTHNVVFPGKSVFVGDDHGTKVLSCLAADIPGVMVGTAPKASYLLLKSEDSDSEYPVEEDYWTAAVEYADSAGVDVISSSLGYFAFDADELSYEQAALDGKTAMISQAAHLAADKGILVFCSAGNEGNGDWEKITFPSDAAGIFTVGAIDEDKKKSGFSSIGFTIDGRVKPDAVALGTSSCVIGPNGSVRYANGTSFATPILAGMGVCLWQSLPWLNNREMIELLHRSSSQYKHPDTELGYGIPDFYKAYKKERKNGKRAK
- the xseA gene encoding exodeoxyribonuclease VII large subunit produces the protein MGNGQNNQNWERQEFSLLELNNRVKEAVLNAFPETCWVRAEMSDVRQNAASGHCYLEFIEKNAITGQLVAKARGSIWAKTFRMLKPYFEMETGQMFASGLKVLVKVSVEFHELYGYSLTVLDIDPAYTLGDMIRKRLEIIRQLKEEGVFTLNKELPFPTLPMRIAVITSPTAAGYEDFLNQLSGNKAGYPFYTKLFPALMQGERTEESVIAALDRVYRYVDCFDVVVIIRGGGATSDLNSFDSYLLAANCAQFPLPIITGIGHERDDTILDMVAHTRMKTPTAVAEFLIGRMDKAAGEVEELQQEVCSLATDILSRQKNFLQSLGSRLPVLAINRIERNRSQLQRMGMQLPTDAHAFLNQWASKLEAMQVRLANRVESSLAERNRFIQLTEQFIKMASPDYVLKRGYSLTLKDGKIIKQADGLAIGDELVTRFADGEVRSTVLNK